Proteins from a genomic interval of Desulfomicrobium macestii:
- a CDS encoding metallophosphoesterase family protein → MKTIVIGDIHADFGALNRFCNKKRPDIILQCGDFGWWPHRHGTDKISRNRRFDQYSVKLGGATLYWCDGNHENHDDLQERMKATPGQPLEIPVPGCFYMPRGSVLTLPDGRYVLFFGGGMSTDREGRTEGDDWWAKEVPTVEDLDRARSQVAAHGGRVDIVISHTGPARFLRQLPKNKFDQARLEDPTVALLDSVLQAFQPRRWFFGHFHLSAHGEDQGCEWQALSAEGFGDKWWVELEG, encoded by the coding sequence ATGAAAACAATCGTCATCGGAGACATCCACGCTGACTTTGGGGCGCTCAACAGGTTCTGCAACAAGAAACGGCCCGACATCATACTGCAATGTGGCGACTTTGGATGGTGGCCGCACCGCCACGGCACGGACAAGATCAGCAGAAATCGTCGGTTCGATCAATACTCCGTCAAGCTGGGCGGGGCGACGCTGTATTGGTGCGACGGCAATCACGAAAATCACGACGACCTGCAAGAGCGCATGAAGGCAACCCCAGGGCAGCCCCTGGAAATTCCGGTTCCCGGCTGTTTCTACATGCCAAGGGGTTCAGTCTTGACTTTACCAGACGGCAGGTACGTCCTCTTCTTCGGGGGAGGCATGTCCACCGACAGGGAAGGTCGAACCGAAGGCGACGACTGGTGGGCGAAAGAGGTGCCCACTGTCGAGGATCTTGATCGTGCCCGGTCGCAAGTTGCGGCCCATGGGGGGCGCGTTGATATCGTGATCTCGCACACTGGACCTGCGCGATTCTTACGGCAGCTCCCGAAGAACAAGTTTGATCAGGCACGACTGGAGGACCCCACGGTGGCCCTCCTGGATTCTGTTCTGCAAGCGTTCCAGCCCCGGAGGTGGTTCTTCGGGCATTTCCACCTCAGCGCACACGGGGAAGACCAGGGCTGCGAATGGCAGGCCCTAAGCGCCGAAGGCTTCGGGGACAAGTGGTGGGTGGAACTTGAAGGGTAG
- a CDS encoding helix-turn-helix domain-containing protein has product MSIYDIRSETTGITSNVKRIMEEKKISIVALSNETKLSTKIIERARTNQIKLCKLETLAIIAKGLNVKIVELFDE; this is encoded by the coding sequence ATGTCAATTTACGATATTCGTTCGGAGACAACAGGAATTACAAGTAATGTGAAGCGAATCATGGAAGAGAAAAAAATATCCATAGTAGCGCTTTCAAATGAAACAAAGTTGTCCACCAAAATTATTGAGCGAGCCAGAACAAATCAAATCAAATTATGTAAGCTTGAAACTCTTGCAATAATTGCCAAGGGATTGAATGTAAAAATAGTTGAATTGTTCGATGAATAA
- a CDS encoding tyrosine-type recombinase/integrase, protein MLTDAQIRAAKPSDKAYKLYDADGLFLFVSPSGSKLWRLKYRENGKEKLASFGKYPIVTLNEARLKKDEFKIALGRGELPPKAQRKDESLEKIAREWYSKKAPGWAESHAVKIMLGLEKNVFPFIGSRTMDTLEPPEILALLRRIEARGAVDLAHRTRGIIGQVFRYAIATGRATRNPAGDLVGAIPPARVQHYPALTDPTEVGALLRAIEAFTGTPHVRVALRLAPMLFVRPGELRKMEWSELDLSGREWCIPAEKMKTRNPHIVPLAIQASELLGELPKVGQYVFPNGGKDKSKAMSEAAINAALRRLGYDTKSEITAHGFRAIARTLLHERLRIDPVIIEHQLAHAVPDTLGRAYNRTKFLDERRKMMQLWADYLDELKAGQGRKVLPFTVNE, encoded by the coding sequence ATGCTTACAGACGCACAGATTCGAGCAGCAAAGCCATCCGACAAGGCGTACAAACTTTACGACGCGGACGGTCTCTTCCTCTTCGTCTCACCTTCCGGATCAAAGTTGTGGAGATTGAAGTATCGAGAGAACGGAAAAGAAAAATTGGCGAGTTTTGGCAAATACCCCATTGTCACCCTTAATGAAGCCAGACTCAAGAAAGACGAGTTCAAGATCGCTCTGGGCCGTGGCGAACTGCCGCCCAAGGCACAACGAAAAGACGAAAGCCTCGAAAAGATCGCCCGGGAGTGGTATTCCAAAAAAGCCCCAGGCTGGGCGGAGTCACATGCTGTCAAGATTATGCTCGGGTTGGAGAAAAACGTGTTTCCCTTCATCGGCAGTCGCACAATGGACACCCTTGAGCCCCCCGAGATCCTTGCGCTCTTGCGGCGCATCGAAGCCCGGGGAGCGGTAGACCTCGCACACAGAACACGCGGAATAATCGGACAGGTATTCCGTTATGCAATCGCGACCGGTCGCGCAACTCGCAATCCGGCAGGGGATCTGGTTGGAGCGATCCCTCCCGCTCGGGTTCAACACTACCCCGCCCTCACCGACCCGACGGAAGTCGGAGCACTGCTGCGTGCAATCGAGGCTTTTACCGGAACACCCCATGTGCGCGTCGCTCTGCGGCTTGCCCCCATGCTTTTTGTACGTCCTGGGGAACTTCGAAAGATGGAATGGTCGGAACTGGACTTGTCCGGCCGGGAATGGTGCATTCCGGCAGAAAAAATGAAGACACGGAATCCGCACATCGTCCCCCTGGCCATCCAGGCATCTGAATTGCTGGGAGAGTTGCCCAAGGTCGGCCAGTACGTTTTCCCGAATGGTGGCAAAGACAAGTCGAAGGCCATGAGTGAGGCGGCTATCAATGCCGCCCTTCGACGCCTCGGTTACGACACGAAAAGCGAGATCACGGCCCATGGGTTTCGCGCCATAGCCCGAACGCTTCTGCATGAACGCCTGCGCATCGATCCAGTCATCATTGAGCACCAACTTGCGCATGCAGTGCCCGACACCCTTGGACGCGCCTACAATCGAACCAAGTTTCTCGATGAAAGAAGGAAGATGATGCAACTATGGGCAGATTATCTGGACGAATTGAAGGCAGGTCAGGGCCGCAAGGTGTTGCCTTTCACGGTCAACGAGTGA
- a CDS encoding NAD(P)/FAD-dependent oxidoreductase, translating into MESVDILIIGQGPAGLSSAIYTARAGMRTLILGCAPKVAGDYEIDNYFGFTETITGKELIERGKAQAAKFGADIRCDRVLGIHQDDAGAFVAKTEDKQIKAASIILATGVSRIRPGISNLADYEGKGVSYCVSCDGFFMRGKPVMVVGEGNFAANQALELLQYTPDVKVCSQGKELSISEEFLYRLEESNIPVFEGKIATLAGDNGLEKVHLESGEQIDAQGLFVAMGQASSSDFAYSLGLVRNGQFIETDRDQRTNVPGIFAAGDCVGRFLQISVAVGEGALAGRAAISHVKERRRTLLDKEAK; encoded by the coding sequence ATGGAAAGCGTCGACATCCTCATCATAGGCCAAGGTCCCGCCGGTCTCTCGTCCGCCATCTACACGGCACGGGCAGGCATGCGCACCCTGATTCTGGGTTGCGCCCCCAAGGTGGCCGGCGATTATGAAATAGACAATTACTTCGGCTTCACCGAAACCATAACCGGAAAGGAATTGATCGAACGGGGCAAGGCCCAGGCCGCAAAATTCGGGGCCGACATCCGCTGCGACCGCGTGCTCGGCATCCATCAGGATGACGCGGGCGCTTTCGTGGCCAAGACCGAGGACAAGCAAATCAAAGCCGCGTCCATCATCCTGGCCACCGGCGTGTCCCGCATCAGGCCCGGCATCTCCAACCTGGCCGACTATGAAGGCAAGGGCGTGTCCTACTGCGTGAGCTGTGACGGCTTCTTCATGCGCGGCAAGCCGGTCATGGTTGTCGGAGAGGGAAACTTCGCCGCCAACCAGGCCCTGGAACTCCTGCAATACACCCCGGACGTGAAAGTCTGCTCACAAGGCAAGGAGCTGTCCATCAGCGAGGAGTTCCTCTACCGCCTGGAAGAAAGCAATATTCCCGTGTTTGAAGGCAAGATCGCCACCCTGGCCGGGGATAACGGACTTGAAAAGGTTCACCTTGAATCCGGCGAGCAGATCGACGCCCAGGGCCTCTTCGTGGCCATGGGACAGGCCTCCTCCAGCGACTTCGCCTACAGCCTGGGCCTCGTACGCAACGGTCAGTTCATCGAAACGGACCGGGATCAGCGAACCAACGTCCCCGGCATCTTCGCGGCCGGAGACTGCGTGGGCCGCTTCCTGCAGATCAGCGTGGCCGTGGGCGAAGGCGCCCTGGCCGGACGCGCGGCCATCAGTCACGTCAAGGAGAGACGCCGCACACTTCTTGACAAAGAAGCGAAGTAG
- a CDS encoding hybrid sensor histidine kinase/response regulator — protein MSAAQPKRAKTVLVVDDDPFIRATTGASLRSRSFKILEAGNGQEGLDMFQAHGPDLLIVDLKMPVMNGLELLARLSGETPRTPVLVVSGEGGLDEAVEALRLGAWDYLVKPIVSPTVLLHAVDKALERAALIRENEDYRLNLERQVQQRTLELQKANRELEQQFIKQQKLGIIGTLAGGMAHDFNNILSSIVFSTELIRGSVGACETPDPEDLERILRVCQRGTSLIRSVLHFTGKMHEEFTHFSVRDTILETLDIIRGTTNSRIEVKTRVDHHLGTLFGDPVHMQQILMNLTNNAIHALADTEEPCIEISAVGYDEPQTDIMITDPESMLVVISVSDNGPGVPEEDLPKLCEPFFTTKPRDEGTGLGLFVTQKIVKTLRGKLLFSRNQSGGTTARVCLPANRGRIPDCVECLTIPDIRGNAERILVIESHPRGTRLHQLLPDQTRLSGPPGRNSGAGLRHRAGGAPGF, from the coding sequence ATGTCGGCGGCCCAGCCCAAACGAGCCAAAACCGTTCTGGTGGTGGACGACGATCCGTTCATCCGCGCCACCACCGGAGCGAGCCTGCGCTCCCGGAGCTTCAAGATCCTGGAGGCAGGCAACGGTCAGGAAGGCCTGGACATGTTCCAGGCCCACGGACCAGACCTGCTCATCGTCGATCTGAAGATGCCGGTCATGAACGGCCTGGAGCTTTTGGCCAGGCTGTCCGGCGAAACTCCGCGCACCCCGGTGCTGGTGGTTTCCGGCGAGGGCGGCCTGGACGAAGCGGTGGAGGCCCTGCGCCTTGGGGCCTGGGACTATCTGGTCAAACCCATCGTCTCGCCCACGGTCCTGCTGCATGCCGTGGACAAGGCCCTGGAACGGGCGGCCCTGATCCGCGAAAACGAGGATTACAGACTCAACCTCGAACGCCAGGTCCAGCAGCGCACCCTGGAGCTGCAAAAGGCCAACCGCGAACTTGAGCAGCAGTTCATAAAGCAGCAGAAGCTGGGCATCATCGGCACCCTGGCCGGAGGCATGGCCCACGACTTCAACAACATCCTCTCCTCCATAGTATTCTCCACGGAACTCATCCGCGGCTCCGTCGGGGCGTGCGAGACCCCGGACCCGGAAGACCTGGAGCGCATCCTGCGCGTCTGCCAGCGCGGCACCTCGCTCATCCGCAGCGTGCTGCATTTCACCGGCAAGATGCACGAGGAATTCACCCATTTTTCGGTGCGCGACACCATTCTTGAAACGCTGGACATCATCCGGGGCACCACGAATTCGCGCATCGAGGTCAAGACCCGGGTGGACCATCATCTGGGCACGCTTTTCGGCGACCCTGTCCATATGCAGCAGATTCTCATGAATCTGACCAACAACGCAATCCATGCCCTCGCGGACACGGAAGAGCCGTGCATCGAAATCTCGGCCGTCGGGTACGACGAGCCGCAGACGGACATCATGATCACCGATCCCGAGAGCATGCTCGTGGTCATCAGCGTGAGCGACAACGGGCCCGGCGTACCGGAAGAGGATCTGCCCAAACTGTGCGAGCCTTTCTTCACCACCAAGCCCAGGGACGAAGGGACCGGGCTTGGACTCTTTGTCACCCAGAAGATCGTGAAGACGCTGCGCGGCAAACTGCTCTTCTCCCGGAACCAGTCAGGCGGCACCACTGCGCGGGTCTGCCTGCCCGCCAACCGGGGGCGGATTCCGGACTGCGTCGAATGCCTGACCATCCCGGACATCCGGGGCAATGCCGAGCGCATCCTGGTCATCGAATCACACCCCCGAGGTACGCGCCTCCATCAGCTCCTGCCTGACCAGACTCGGCTATCAGGTCCGCCAGGCCGAAACTCTGGCGCAGGGCTGCGGCATCGTGCAGGAGGAGCCCCTGGGTTTTGA
- a CDS encoding adenosine-specific kinase — protein MELSLVPIKNPHALNLILGMSHFIKTVEDVHEAMVNTVPGAKFGLAFCEASDVCLIRTTGTDPELIELATENAKALSAGHSFILFMRDMFPVNVVNTIQNVPEVVRLFCATANPVQVIVAQTDQGRGILGVVDGFASKGVETQEDKEKRTKFLRMIGYKF, from the coding sequence ATGGAGCTCTCGCTCGTACCCATCAAGAATCCGCACGCCCTCAATCTGATCCTGGGGATGTCCCACTTCATCAAGACCGTGGAAGACGTGCATGAAGCCATGGTCAACACCGTGCCCGGGGCAAAGTTTGGACTGGCCTTCTGCGAAGCCTCGGATGTCTGCCTGATCCGGACCACGGGCACGGACCCCGAACTGATCGAACTGGCCACGGAAAACGCCAAGGCGCTCTCCGCAGGGCACAGCTTCATCCTGTTCATGCGCGACATGTTCCCGGTCAACGTGGTCAACACCATACAGAACGTCCCCGAAGTGGTGCGCCTCTTTTGCGCCACGGCCAACCCGGTCCAGGTCATCGTGGCCCAGACGGACCAGGGCCGGGGCATCCTCGGCGTGGTAGACGGATTTGCTTCCAAGGGAGTCGAGACCCAGGAAGACAAGGAGAAGCGCACGAAATTCCTGCGCATGATCGGCTACAAGTTCTGA
- a CDS encoding outer membrane lipoprotein translates to MRHSKKLLILCLFLIASTGLLTSCASSRSAQVYSRDQAMQEMRVNYGTVQSVRAVQLEGTKSGIGAVGGGVTGGVLGSMVGGGRGQVLGAVVGALGGAAAGALAEEGVTRKNALEITVELDTGEILSVVQEADMEFYAGERVRVLRANDGSSRVQK, encoded by the coding sequence ATGCGCCATAGTAAAAAATTGCTCATTCTTTGCCTCTTCCTGATCGCAAGCACCGGCCTGCTCACGTCCTGCGCCTCCAGCCGTTCGGCACAGGTGTATTCCCGTGACCAAGCCATGCAGGAAATGCGGGTCAATTACGGAACCGTGCAATCTGTACGCGCAGTGCAGCTTGAAGGCACCAAGAGCGGAATCGGCGCGGTGGGCGGCGGCGTCACCGGCGGAGTGCTCGGCAGCATGGTCGGCGGCGGCCGGGGCCAGGTGCTCGGCGCGGTAGTCGGTGCCCTGGGCGGCGCGGCCGCAGGCGCCCTGGCCGAAGAGGGTGTGACCAGGAAAAACGCGCTTGAAATCACGGTGGAACTGGATACCGGCGAGATCCTGAGCGTGGTTCAGGAAGCCGACATGGAATTCTATGCCGGTGAAAGGGTGCGCGTGCTGCGCGCCAACGACGGCTCGTCCAGGGTCCAGAAGTAA